A single Nocardioides bizhenqiangii DNA region contains:
- a CDS encoding F0F1 ATP synthase subunit gamma — translation MAVSLREYRARIKSTESMKKITRAMELIAASRIIKAQQRAQQAAPYARELTRAVSAVATFSNVDHPLTREEENPKRAAVLVITSDRGLAGAYSSSVLKESERLAGRLRDEGKEIEWFLAGRKAEAYFKFRDRKFVESWTGFSDQPTYDSAAEIGKALIEAFLKEQGEEGDVDEVHIVYTRFRSMLVQEPTAIRLLPLEVVEGEEAPDEADLLPLYEFEPSAGQVLDGLLPQYVQSRIFYSLLQAAASELAARQKAMKAATDNADELIKKLTRIANQARQAGITQEISEIVGGVNALADAQAAAND, via the coding sequence ATGGCAGTATCGCTGCGGGAGTACCGCGCGCGGATCAAGTCGACGGAGTCGATGAAGAAGATCACGCGCGCCATGGAGCTCATCGCTGCGTCCCGCATCATCAAGGCGCAGCAGCGAGCACAGCAGGCCGCGCCGTACGCGCGGGAGCTCACCCGGGCGGTGTCGGCGGTCGCGACGTTCTCCAACGTCGACCACCCGCTGACGCGCGAGGAGGAGAACCCGAAGCGGGCGGCGGTGCTCGTGATCACGAGCGACCGCGGTCTCGCCGGTGCGTACTCGTCGAGCGTGCTCAAGGAGTCCGAGCGGCTCGCCGGACGGCTGCGGGACGAGGGCAAGGAGATCGAGTGGTTCCTCGCCGGCCGGAAGGCAGAGGCCTACTTCAAGTTCCGCGACCGGAAGTTCGTCGAGTCCTGGACCGGGTTCTCCGACCAGCCGACCTACGACAGCGCCGCGGAGATCGGGAAGGCCCTCATCGAGGCGTTCCTCAAGGAGCAGGGCGAGGAGGGCGACGTGGACGAGGTCCACATCGTCTACACCCGGTTCCGCTCGATGCTGGTGCAGGAGCCGACCGCCATCCGCCTGCTGCCGCTGGAGGTCGTCGAGGGCGAGGAGGCCCCGGACGAGGCCGACCTGCTGCCGCTGTACGAGTTCGAGCCGTCGGCCGGACAGGTGCTCGACGGGCTGCTGCCGCAGTACGTCCAGAGCCGGATCTTCTACAGCCTGCTCCAGGCCGCCGCTTCCGAGCTGGCTGCCCGGCAGAAGGCCATGAAGGCCGCGACCGACAACGCCGACGAGCTCATCAAGAAGCTCACGCGTATCGCCAACCAGGCCCGCCAGGCTGGCATCACCCAGGAGATCAGCGAGATCGTGGGTGGCGTGAACGCGCTGGCCGACGCTCAAGCCGCTGCGAACGACTGA
- a CDS encoding DEAD/DEAH box helicase: MDVLASLTDDFLEEHFAPETLERARGYLDRIDGPPHLQQLSAGSVTATAYVYGSAPTAYHVQLHCEVGRPSGRSRARTHGWIFSLCTCPVRNMCKHGAAVALSMREGHVSADRAPEWERRLGSLVEDLSRTADPEVEPFPLALQFTLEHRRVYSYRDEGPLLCLRPLRPGAKQAWIKGGADWSDIPGAVLARTLLPDQADAVGALHGALQRHRGYHVAGTAPTLAQFGPHLPRMLRAAEAAGVELVPVPPLAAVTIREKPVGMTAEITSDDTVARMTLGVDVDGELWRGEQVRFLGNDRVVALLHEGHLQIAELDRDAPTVARRLIEEEPLEVPATELDAFRGRLAGLLRHLTVRSPDGSVDVPAPVRPILVLKVTWRSSAAADLDWGWRYDDQRCDLNSRDRLGGLRDRRAEATVRDSVPASLLGRDEVRDGDALELAIHDLPHLRDLPDVEVTEVQRPDFREATSAPEISFDVVEPDDDAGYTDWLDLEVTVNVEGERVPLPDVIAALTLEHEFLVLPSGLFITTDRPEFDRLREVVTAAAELRERDGDRIGVGTHDLGLWAQLAETGIVDAEAAAWVARAQALRDLVEIPRPDVVGLTTELRSYQREGFWWLAFLWEHGLGGILADDMGLGKTLQVLALVQHARRRRPDVGPFLVVAPTSVVTAWAHEAEHHAPELRVGLCGRRTDDVAAIAADSDVVVTTYTVLRLAHARYAAVPWGGLVLDEAQQVKNHQSKTYAAVRTIAAPFKLAVTGTPFENRLMELWALLSITVPGLYPWPRQFNERVVRPVERAGDRVVLDRFRSRIRPFLLRRTKELVASDLPPKQEQVLDVVLEPRHRKIYDTHLARERQRILGLVDDFDRNRVAIFSALTKLRQLALDPALVDPAHDAVGSAKLDLLVDHLEEITAEGHRALVFSQFTSFLSRVRDRLAAEDIGATYLDGSTRDRAAVIDEFRAGGAPVFLISLKAGGVGLTLTEADYVFVLDPWWNPAAEAQAVDRAHRIGQTAHVHVYRLVASDTIEEKVMELKGRKAELFARVIDGQGAMAQGIDADDIRGLFE, translated from the coding sequence GTGGACGTACTCGCCTCCCTGACCGACGACTTCCTCGAGGAGCACTTCGCCCCCGAGACGCTCGAGCGCGCCCGCGGGTACCTCGACCGGATCGACGGGCCGCCGCACCTCCAGCAGCTGAGCGCGGGGTCGGTCACGGCGACGGCGTACGTCTACGGGTCCGCCCCCACGGCCTACCACGTCCAGCTGCACTGCGAGGTCGGCCGGCCCAGCGGGCGCAGCCGGGCGCGCACCCACGGGTGGATCTTCAGCCTCTGCACCTGTCCGGTCCGCAACATGTGCAAGCACGGCGCTGCGGTCGCCCTGAGCATGCGGGAGGGCCACGTCTCCGCCGATCGGGCGCCGGAATGGGAGCGGCGGCTGGGATCGCTCGTCGAAGACCTGTCGCGCACCGCCGACCCCGAGGTCGAGCCGTTCCCGCTCGCACTGCAGTTCACCCTCGAGCACCGCCGCGTCTACTCCTACCGCGACGAGGGGCCGCTGCTGTGCCTCCGACCGCTGCGGCCGGGCGCCAAGCAGGCGTGGATCAAGGGCGGTGCCGACTGGTCCGACATCCCCGGCGCGGTCCTGGCCCGGACGCTGCTGCCCGATCAGGCCGACGCCGTCGGCGCCCTGCACGGAGCCCTCCAGCGCCACCGCGGCTACCACGTCGCCGGCACCGCACCGACCCTCGCGCAGTTCGGACCCCACCTCCCGAGGATGCTCCGCGCGGCGGAAGCCGCCGGTGTCGAGCTGGTCCCGGTGCCGCCGCTGGCGGCGGTGACCATCCGGGAGAAGCCGGTGGGCATGACGGCCGAGATCACGAGCGACGACACGGTGGCGCGGATGACGCTCGGCGTCGACGTCGACGGTGAGCTCTGGCGCGGTGAGCAGGTCCGGTTCCTCGGCAACGACCGGGTCGTCGCCCTCCTCCACGAGGGTCACCTGCAGATCGCCGAGCTCGACCGCGACGCCCCCACGGTCGCCCGCCGGCTCATCGAGGAAGAGCCGCTCGAGGTGCCGGCGACAGAGCTCGACGCGTTCCGGGGCCGGCTCGCCGGGTTGCTCCGGCACCTGACCGTCCGCTCCCCCGACGGGTCCGTCGACGTGCCGGCTCCGGTGCGGCCGATCCTCGTGCTCAAGGTCACCTGGCGCTCGTCAGCGGCGGCGGACCTCGACTGGGGGTGGCGCTACGACGACCAGCGTTGCGACCTCAACAGCCGGGACCGGCTCGGCGGGCTGCGCGACCGGCGCGCCGAGGCGACCGTGCGCGACTCGGTGCCGGCCTCCCTTCTCGGACGCGACGAGGTCCGCGACGGCGACGCGCTGGAGCTCGCGATCCACGACCTCCCCCACCTCCGCGACCTGCCCGACGTCGAGGTCACCGAGGTGCAGCGGCCGGACTTCCGGGAGGCGACATCCGCGCCGGAGATCAGCTTCGACGTGGTCGAGCCGGACGACGACGCGGGCTACACCGACTGGCTGGACCTGGAGGTGACGGTCAACGTCGAGGGTGAGCGGGTCCCGTTGCCCGACGTGATTGCCGCCCTCACCCTCGAGCACGAGTTCCTGGTCCTGCCGAGCGGGCTCTTCATCACGACCGACCGGCCGGAGTTCGACCGGCTCCGCGAGGTGGTGACGGCTGCCGCCGAGCTCCGCGAGCGCGATGGCGACCGGATCGGCGTCGGCACCCACGACCTGGGCCTGTGGGCACAGCTCGCCGAGACCGGCATCGTCGACGCCGAGGCCGCCGCGTGGGTCGCCCGGGCCCAGGCGCTGCGCGACCTGGTCGAGATCCCGCGGCCCGACGTGGTCGGGCTGACGACCGAGCTCCGGTCCTACCAGCGCGAGGGGTTCTGGTGGCTGGCCTTCCTCTGGGAGCACGGCCTCGGCGGGATCCTGGCCGACGACATGGGGCTCGGCAAGACGCTCCAGGTGCTGGCGCTGGTCCAGCACGCGCGCCGGCGGCGCCCCGACGTCGGACCGTTCCTCGTGGTGGCTCCGACGAGCGTGGTGACCGCGTGGGCCCACGAGGCCGAGCACCATGCGCCGGAGCTGCGGGTCGGGCTCTGCGGGCGCCGTACCGACGACGTCGCGGCGATCGCCGCCGACAGCGATGTCGTCGTGACCACCTACACGGTCCTCCGGCTGGCCCATGCCCGCTACGCCGCGGTGCCGTGGGGTGGCCTGGTGCTCGACGAGGCGCAGCAGGTCAAGAACCACCAGAGCAAGACCTACGCAGCGGTCCGCACGATCGCGGCGCCGTTCAAGCTCGCCGTCACCGGCACGCCGTTCGAGAACCGCCTCATGGAGCTGTGGGCGCTGCTGTCGATCACGGTGCCGGGGCTGTACCCCTGGCCGCGCCAGTTCAACGAACGCGTCGTCCGCCCGGTCGAGCGCGCCGGCGACCGCGTGGTGCTCGACCGGTTCCGCAGCCGGATCCGGCCGTTCCTCCTGCGCCGCACCAAGGAGCTGGTCGCCAGCGACCTGCCGCCCAAGCAGGAGCAGGTGCTCGACGTCGTGCTCGAGCCCCGGCACCGCAAGATCTACGACACCCACCTCGCCAGGGAGCGCCAGCGGATCCTCGGCCTGGTCGACGACTTCGACCGCAACCGGGTGGCGATCTTCAGCGCGCTCACCAAGCTGCGGCAGCTCGCGCTCGACCCGGCACTGGTCGACCCGGCGCACGACGCGGTCGGGTCGGCGAAGCTCGACCTGCTGGTCGACCACCTCGAGGAGATCACCGCCGAGGGGCACCGGGCCCTGGTGTTCAGCCAGTTCACGTCGTTCCTCAGCCGGGTCCGCGACCGGCTGGCTGCCGAGGACATCGGCGCGACCTACCTCGACGGCTCCACCCGCGACCGGGCGGCGGTGATCGACGAGTTCCGCGCCGGCGGGGCGCCGGTCTTCCTCATCTCGCTCAAGGCCGGAGGGGTCGGCCTCACCCTGACGGAGGCCGACTACGTCTTCGTGCTCGACCCCTGGTGGAACCCCGCCGCCGAGGCGCAGGCGGTCGACCGGGCGCACCGGATCGGCCAGACCGCCCACGTCCACGTCTACCGACTGGTCGCGAGCGACACCATCGAGGAGAAGGTGATGGAGCTCAAGGGACGCAAGGCCGAGCTGTTCGCCCGGGTCATCGACGGTCAGGGCGCGATGGCGCAGGGCATCGACGCCGACGACATCCGCGGGTTGTTTGAGTGA
- a CDS encoding STAS domain-containing protein: MRITADGPTLVLSGDFDVRSTGEVRNAVYEHLRRNDEGAITIDLTEVDSIDHTALKVLAVASRFALRGGQRIVLRGTCPAVRRMLHLSHLIRFFEVERDAIPA, from the coding sequence ATGCGGATCACGGCCGACGGCCCGACCCTGGTGCTGAGCGGAGACTTCGACGTGCGCAGCACGGGCGAGGTCCGCAACGCCGTCTACGAACACCTCCGCCGCAACGACGAGGGTGCGATCACGATCGACCTGACCGAGGTCGACAGCATCGACCACACCGCGCTCAAGGTGCTGGCGGTCGCGAGTCGGTTCGCCCTCCGCGGAGGACAGCGGATCGTCCTCCGGGGCACCTGCCCGGCGGTCCGCCGGATGCTCCACCTGAGCCACCTGATCCGGTTCTTCGAGGTCGAGCGGGACGCGATCCCCGCCTGA
- a CDS encoding DUF2550 domain-containing protein, whose protein sequence is MAWWEWLLDVSGIVLLLLLVYGVGLVVRRRLLARHGGTFELSHRLDPAPSGRGWVLGMGRYSGEKLEWFRIFTLWPKPKRVWFREQLAYDGRREPLGAEQASLYPDHVVIRCASPAGEVELAMSPASLTGFQAWLEAKPPGTDWNR, encoded by the coding sequence ATGGCTTGGTGGGAGTGGCTGCTCGATGTCTCGGGCATCGTGCTGCTCCTGCTCCTGGTGTACGGCGTCGGCCTGGTCGTCCGTCGGCGGCTCCTGGCCCGCCACGGCGGGACGTTCGAGCTGAGCCACCGCCTCGATCCGGCGCCGTCCGGCCGCGGCTGGGTGCTCGGCATGGGGCGCTACTCGGGCGAGAAGCTCGAGTGGTTCCGGATCTTCACGCTGTGGCCCAAGCCGAAGCGCGTCTGGTTCCGCGAGCAGCTGGCCTACGACGGCCGTCGCGAACCGCTGGGCGCCGAGCAGGCGTCGCTCTATCCCGACCACGTCGTGATCCGGTGCGCCTCGCCCGCGGGCGAGGTGGAGCTGGCGATGAGCCCGGCCTCCCTCACCGGCTTCCAGGCGTGGCTCGAGGCGAAGCCGCCCGGCACCGACTGGAACCGGTAG
- the atpD gene encoding F0F1 ATP synthase subunit beta, with protein MTATAEEAVETTGRIARVIGPVVDIEFPADAMPEIYNKLEVEVTLEGETTVLPLEVAQHIGDGLVRAISLKPTDGLVRGAPVTDTGGPISVPVGDNTLGKVFNATGDVLNLEEGEKFEVEERWGIHRKAPAFDQLESKTQMFETGIKVIDLLTPYVLGGKIGLFGGAGVGKTVLIQEMIARVAKDHEGVSVFAGVGERTREGNDLIHEMQEAEVFDKVALVFGQMDEPPGTRLRVALSALTMAEYFRDVQKQDVLLFVDNIFRFTQAGSEVSTLLGRMPSAVGYQPNLADEMGTLQERITSTRGHSITSMQAIYVPADDYTDPAPATTFAHLDATTELSREIASLGIYPAVDPLTSTSRILDPQYIGQDHYDCAIRIKQILQRNKELQDIIAILGVDELSEEDRVIVSRARRIQRFLSQNTYVAKQFTGIEGSTVPVSDTIEAFNKIADGEYDHVAEQAFFMCGGLEDVEARWAEIQKNL; from the coding sequence ATGACTGCAACCGCTGAAGAGGCCGTCGAGACCACCGGTCGGATCGCGCGGGTCATCGGCCCGGTCGTCGACATCGAGTTCCCGGCCGACGCGATGCCGGAGATCTACAACAAGCTCGAGGTCGAGGTGACGCTCGAGGGCGAGACCACCGTCCTCCCGCTCGAGGTCGCCCAGCACATCGGCGACGGCCTGGTCCGCGCCATCTCGCTGAAGCCGACCGACGGGCTGGTCCGCGGCGCCCCGGTGACCGACACCGGCGGCCCGATCTCGGTGCCGGTCGGTGACAACACGCTCGGCAAGGTCTTCAACGCGACCGGCGACGTCCTCAACCTCGAGGAGGGCGAGAAGTTCGAGGTCGAGGAGCGCTGGGGCATCCACCGCAAGGCGCCGGCGTTCGACCAGCTGGAGTCGAAGACCCAGATGTTCGAGACGGGCATCAAGGTCATCGACCTGCTGACGCCGTACGTCCTCGGCGGCAAGATCGGCCTGTTCGGCGGTGCCGGTGTGGGCAAGACCGTGCTCATCCAGGAGATGATCGCCCGCGTCGCGAAGGACCACGAGGGCGTGTCGGTGTTCGCCGGCGTCGGTGAGCGCACCCGTGAGGGCAACGACCTCATCCACGAGATGCAGGAAGCCGAGGTGTTCGACAAGGTTGCCCTGGTCTTCGGCCAGATGGACGAGCCGCCGGGCACCCGGCTGCGGGTGGCGCTGTCCGCGCTGACGATGGCGGAGTACTTCCGCGACGTCCAGAAGCAGGACGTGCTGCTGTTCGTCGACAACATCTTCCGGTTCACGCAGGCCGGCTCGGAGGTCTCGACGCTGCTCGGCCGGATGCCGTCAGCGGTGGGCTACCAGCCCAACCTCGCCGACGAGATGGGCACGCTCCAGGAGCGGATCACCTCGACGCGTGGTCACTCGATCACTTCGATGCAGGCGATCTACGTGCCGGCCGACGACTACACCGACCCGGCGCCCGCGACGACGTTCGCGCACCTCGACGCCACCACGGAGCTCTCGCGCGAGATCGCGTCGCTCGGTATCTACCCCGCCGTGGACCCGCTGACCTCGACCTCGCGGATCCTCGACCCGCAGTACATCGGTCAGGACCACTACGACTGCGCGATCCGGATCAAACAGATCCTCCAGCGCAACAAGGAGCTGCAGGACATCATCGCGATCCTCGGCGTCGACGAGCTGTCCGAGGAGGACCGCGTCATCGTCAGCCGCGCTCGCCGGATCCAGCGGTTCCTGTCGCAGAACACCTACGTCGCCAAGCAGTTCACCGGCATCGAGGGCTCGACCGTCCCCGTCTCGGACACCATCGAGGCGTTCAACAAGATCGCCGACGGCGAGTACGACCACGTGGCCGAGCAGGCGTTCTTCATGTGTGGTGGCCTCGAGGACGTCGAGGCCAGGTGGGCCGAGATCCAGAAGAACCTCTGA
- a CDS encoding lytic transglycosylase domain-containing protein yields MNRLLAALVAGVLLAGSAGCSEDPDDPSDTTSQHDRKSERASERKTEKPGEPGEPGEQDSTAEPSGEPLPSAPPVTAEFVPATSARELAARLTTAEDLVRDRSADEDVLQAAAFEAQLLYRQLARTPAWEQVVRSGVPERYRVDVDAHLTARRSLRSVLSTLSDELPAWRIIDPASTADLLRFYREGERTYGVSWEVLAAINLVETGFGKIRGLSTAGAQGPMQFIPSTWAAYGEGDINDPHDSILAAARYLAANGGDTAAGIESALYRYNNHPGYVAGILAYASVLQRDPRALQGLVRWQIVYLSTIGDLWLPVGYFETSPVPVRQYVREHPERHLGTATD; encoded by the coding sequence GTGAACCGGCTGCTCGCAGCCCTCGTCGCCGGCGTCCTCCTCGCCGGAAGTGCCGGGTGCAGCGAGGACCCGGACGACCCGTCCGACACGACCTCACAGCACGACCGGAAGAGCGAGCGGGCGAGCGAGCGGAAGACTGAGAAGCCTGGGGAGCCTGGGGAGCCTGGGGAGCAGGACTCCACCGCGGAGCCGAGCGGCGAGCCCCTCCCGAGCGCGCCACCCGTCACGGCCGAGTTCGTGCCGGCGACCAGTGCCCGCGAGCTCGCCGCCCGGCTGACCACCGCGGAGGACCTGGTCCGCGACCGGAGCGCGGACGAGGACGTGCTCCAGGCCGCGGCGTTCGAGGCCCAGCTGCTCTACCGCCAGCTCGCCCGGACGCCTGCCTGGGAGCAGGTCGTGCGCAGCGGCGTACCCGAGCGCTACCGGGTCGACGTGGACGCGCACCTCACCGCCCGCCGCTCCCTGCGCAGCGTCCTGTCGACGTTGTCCGACGAGCTGCCGGCGTGGCGGATCATCGACCCCGCCTCCACCGCCGACCTGCTGCGGTTCTACCGCGAGGGCGAGCGGACCTACGGCGTCAGCTGGGAGGTGCTGGCGGCGATCAACCTGGTCGAGACCGGCTTCGGCAAGATCCGGGGACTGTCGACCGCGGGCGCGCAGGGACCGATGCAGTTCATCCCGTCGACGTGGGCGGCGTACGGCGAGGGCGACATCAACGACCCCCACGACTCGATCCTGGCTGCGGCGCGCTACCTCGCCGCGAACGGCGGCGACACCGCCGCGGGCATCGAGAGCGCGCTGTACCGCTACAACAACCACCCGGGCTACGTCGCGGGCATCCTCGCCTACGCGTCCGTCCTCCAGCGGGATCCCCGGGCCCTGCAGGGACTGGTGCGGTGGCAGATCGTCTACCTGTCGACGATCGGCGACCTGTGGCTGCCGGTCGGCTACTTCGAGACCTCACCCGTGCCCGTGCGTCAGTACGTCCGAGAACATCCCGAACGCCACCTGGGCACCGCGACCGACTGA
- a CDS encoding F0F1 ATP synthase subunit epsilon, with protein sequence MADRTGAETEALHVELVAADRTVWSGDAAMVIARTTEGDIGVLRDHAPTLSLLAPAVVEIQVEDTDDVVVAAVDGGFLSVANNRVSILSEHIELGEDVHVDKAKAELEEARGLIGANNEAERRVRRAEARLRAAEKVSSGSVSSSH encoded by the coding sequence ATGGCTGACCGAACGGGCGCTGAGACCGAGGCGCTGCACGTCGAGCTCGTCGCAGCGGACCGCACGGTGTGGTCCGGTGACGCGGCGATGGTGATCGCGCGGACGACCGAGGGCGACATCGGTGTCCTGCGCGACCACGCGCCGACGCTATCGCTGCTCGCCCCAGCCGTTGTCGAGATCCAGGTCGAGGACACCGACGACGTGGTCGTCGCTGCCGTCGACGGCGGGTTCCTCTCCGTGGCCAACAACCGGGTGTCGATCCTCTCCGAGCACATCGAGCTCGGTGAGGACGTCCACGTCGACAAGGCCAAGGCCGAGCTCGAGGAGGCGCGCGGTCTCATCGGCGCCAACAACGAGGCGGAGCGCCGGGTGCGACGTGCCGAGGCGCGGCTCCGCGCTGCCGAGAAGGTCTCCTCAGGCTCCGTCAGCTCCAGCCACTAG
- a CDS encoding ArsC/Spx/MgsR family protein, whose product MIEIWLNPACSKCRTAVSELERAGSEYVVRRYLDQPPTTAELEDVLARLGLEPWDITRTADAAKLGVTLPAKDLDHRHAWLELMSDHPALIQRPIITASDGTTVVGRDPESLERVIDAG is encoded by the coding sequence GTGATCGAGATCTGGTTGAACCCTGCCTGCTCCAAGTGCCGGACGGCCGTCAGCGAGCTCGAGCGGGCCGGGAGTGAGTACGTCGTACGCCGCTATCTCGACCAGCCGCCGACGACCGCGGAGCTGGAGGACGTCTTGGCGCGGCTCGGCCTGGAGCCCTGGGACATCACTCGCACGGCTGACGCCGCGAAGCTCGGCGTCACCTTGCCGGCCAAGGACCTCGACCATCGGCACGCCTGGCTGGAGCTGATGAGCGACCACCCCGCCCTGATCCAGCGACCGATCATCACCGCCTCGGACGGCACGACCGTGGTCGGCCGCGACCCCGAGTCGCTGGAGAGGGTGATCGACGCCGGCTGA
- a CDS encoding protein meaA: protein MSESQSTRDTPPQKDRPWVMRTYAGHSTAEASNALYRTNLAKGQTGLSVAFDLPTQTGYDPDSPLARGEVGKVGVPVPHLGEMRKLFKDIPLVEMNTSMTINATAMWLLAMYQVVAEEQNSDLAPDEVAAQLAGTTQNDIIKEYLSRGTYVFPPEHSLRLIADMIAYTVHQIPKWNPINICSYHLQEAGATPTQELAYALCTAIAVLDQVKSSGQVDEEDFEKVVGRISFFVNAGVRFVEETCKMRAFNQLWDEITRERYGVEDPKMRRFRYGVQVNSLGLTEAQPENNVQRIVLEMLGVTLSKNARARAVQLPAWNEALGLPRPWDQQWSLRLQQVLAFESDLLEYDDIFDGSHVIEAKVSELVEGARAEIDRVQAMGGAIAAVDSGYMKQELVSAHAARRGRIEAGDEIIVGVNRFETTEPSPLTADLDAAIMAADPEAEKSALASVEAWKEQRDEAEVADALAKLAEDAKSGVNLMTATLAAARAGATTGEWAGTLREVFGEFRAPTGVSGAVGVAEAGAELTTVREAVKRTGEELAGREGGRLRLLVGKPGLDGHSNGAEQVAVRARDAGFEVIYQGIRLTPEQIVAAAVAEDVHCVGLSILSGSHMELVPSVLEGLEDAGMGDVPVIVGGIIPESDGRRLVELGVAAVYTPKDYGLTEIMGGIVQVIRKANGLD, encoded by the coding sequence ATGAGCGAGTCGCAGAGCACGCGGGACACCCCGCCGCAGAAGGACCGACCGTGGGTGATGCGCACCTACGCCGGCCACTCGACGGCCGAGGCGTCCAACGCGCTGTACCGGACCAACCTGGCCAAGGGACAGACCGGCCTCTCGGTGGCGTTCGACCTCCCCACGCAGACCGGCTACGACCCCGACAGCCCGCTCGCGCGCGGTGAGGTCGGGAAGGTCGGCGTACCGGTGCCGCACCTCGGCGAGATGCGGAAGCTCTTCAAGGACATCCCGCTCGTCGAGATGAACACCTCGATGACGATCAACGCGACCGCCATGTGGCTGCTCGCGATGTACCAGGTGGTCGCCGAGGAGCAGAACTCCGACCTGGCCCCCGACGAGGTGGCCGCGCAGCTGGCCGGCACCACGCAGAACGACATCATCAAGGAGTACCTCTCGCGGGGGACCTACGTCTTCCCGCCCGAGCACTCCCTCCGGCTGATCGCCGACATGATCGCGTACACGGTCCACCAGATCCCGAAGTGGAACCCGATCAACATCTGCAGCTACCACCTGCAGGAGGCGGGCGCCACCCCCACCCAGGAGCTCGCCTACGCACTGTGCACCGCGATCGCGGTGCTCGACCAGGTGAAGAGCTCCGGGCAGGTGGACGAGGAGGACTTCGAGAAGGTCGTCGGGCGGATCTCGTTCTTCGTCAACGCCGGAGTCCGCTTCGTCGAGGAGACGTGCAAGATGCGCGCCTTCAACCAGCTGTGGGACGAGATCACCCGCGAGCGGTACGGCGTCGAGGACCCGAAGATGCGCCGCTTCCGCTACGGCGTCCAGGTCAACTCGCTAGGCCTCACCGAGGCCCAGCCCGAGAACAACGTGCAGCGGATCGTGCTGGAGATGCTCGGCGTGACGCTCTCGAAGAACGCCCGCGCCCGCGCGGTGCAGCTCCCGGCGTGGAACGAGGCGCTCGGCCTTCCCCGACCCTGGGACCAGCAGTGGTCGTTGCGGCTGCAGCAGGTGCTGGCCTTCGAGTCCGACCTGCTCGAGTACGACGACATCTTCGACGGCTCCCATGTCATCGAGGCCAAGGTCAGCGAGCTGGTCGAGGGTGCCCGCGCTGAGATCGACCGGGTGCAGGCGATGGGCGGCGCGATCGCCGCCGTCGACTCCGGCTACATGAAGCAGGAGCTGGTGTCCGCGCACGCGGCCCGGCGCGGGCGGATCGAGGCCGGTGACGAGATCATCGTCGGGGTCAACCGGTTCGAGACCACCGAGCCCAGCCCGCTGACCGCCGACCTGGACGCGGCGATCATGGCCGCCGACCCCGAGGCCGAGAAGTCGGCGCTCGCCTCCGTCGAGGCGTGGAAGGAGCAGCGCGACGAGGCCGAGGTCGCCGACGCGCTGGCCAAGCTCGCCGAGGACGCCAAGAGCGGCGTCAACCTGATGACGGCCACGCTGGCGGCCGCTCGCGCCGGTGCGACGACGGGGGAGTGGGCCGGCACCCTGCGCGAGGTGTTCGGCGAGTTCCGCGCACCGACCGGTGTGTCCGGCGCCGTGGGTGTGGCCGAAGCCGGGGCCGAGCTCACGACGGTCCGCGAGGCAGTGAAGCGCACCGGCGAGGAGCTCGCCGGCCGCGAGGGCGGCCGGTTGCGGCTGCTGGTCGGCAAGCCCGGGCTCGACGGGCACTCCAACGGCGCCGAGCAGGTCGCCGTACGAGCGCGGGACGCAGGCTTCGAGGTGATCTACCAGGGCATCCGGCTCACCCCGGAGCAGATCGTCGCGGCCGCCGTGGCGGAGGACGTCCACTGCGTGGGCCTCTCGATCCTGTCCGGCTCGCACATGGAGCTGGTGCCGAGCGTGCTGGAGGGCCTCGAGGACGCCGGGATGGGCGACGTGCCGGTGATCGTCGGCGGCATCATCCCCGAGTCCGACGGCAGGCGACTGGTCGAGCTCGGCGTGGCTGCGGTCTACACGCCCAAGGACTACGGGCTCACCGAGATCATGGGCGGCATCGTCCAGGTGATCCGCAAGGCCAACGGGCTCGACTGA
- a CDS encoding cob(I)yrinic acid a,c-diamide adenosyltransferase, whose product MVNLTRIYTRTGDAGETRLGDMSVTSKNDPRLVAYADVDEANAHLGVAVASGGLDDDVVQVLVHVQNDLFDVGADLCNPVTDSPEYPPLRIEQDYVDRLEAWCDHYNELVPNLRSFILNGGTPAAAHLHVARTVVRRAERAGWAAYSLHGDTMNKLAITYLNRLSDLVFILARYANRESGDVLWVPGGDRSK is encoded by the coding sequence ATGGTCAACCTCACCCGCATCTACACCCGCACCGGCGACGCCGGCGAGACCCGGCTCGGCGACATGAGCGTCACATCGAAGAACGACCCGCGGTTGGTGGCCTACGCCGATGTCGACGAGGCGAACGCACACCTCGGCGTCGCCGTCGCGAGCGGCGGCCTCGACGACGACGTCGTCCAGGTCCTCGTCCACGTGCAGAACGACCTGTTCGACGTCGGCGCCGACCTGTGCAACCCGGTGACCGACAGCCCCGAGTACCCGCCGCTCCGGATCGAGCAGGACTATGTGGACCGGCTCGAGGCGTGGTGCGACCACTACAACGAGCTCGTCCCGAACCTGCGGTCGTTCATCCTCAACGGCGGCACGCCGGCCGCCGCGCACCTGCACGTCGCACGGACCGTCGTACGACGCGCGGAGCGAGCCGGCTGGGCGGCCTACTCCCTCCACGGCGACACCATGAACAAGCTGGCCATCACCTACCTCAACCGGCTGTCCGACCTGGTCTTCATCCTCGCCCGCTACGCCAACCGCGAGAGCGGCGACGTGCTGTGGGTCCCCGGCGGTGACCGGAGCAAGTGA